Proteins co-encoded in one Gossypium arboreum isolate Shixiya-1 chromosome 11, ASM2569848v2, whole genome shotgun sequence genomic window:
- the LOC108484003 gene encoding 50S ribosomal protein L29, chloroplastic codes for MLSVSIASPATLTLPPKPKSSIPKTSFTGVRIQHLCPQRLPSQATCFWQPSPSSSVVMMAKREEEMKEIRAKTTEEINDEVVELKGELLMLRLQKSVRNEFKSSEFGRMRKRIARMLTVKRERELEEGINKRLSRKLDRQWKKSIVVKPPPSLIKLREQEAAEEAEKSAA; via the exons ATGTTGAGCGTCTCAATTGCTTCCCCAGCTACCTTAACTCTCCCTCCAAAACCCAAATCCTCAATTCCCAAAACTTCCTTCACCGGCGTTAGAATCCAGCACTTATGTCCCCAACGGTTGCCTTCTCAGGCCACCTGCTTTTGGCAACCGTCACCTTCGTCCTCCGTGGTCATGATGGCTAAGAGAGAAGAAGAAATGAAGGAAATAAGAGCCAAAACCACTGAGGAAATCAACGATGAAGTGGTTGAATTAAAAGGTGAGCTTTTGATGCTTCGTCTCCAGAAATCGGTTCGTAATGAGTTCAAGTCTAGCGAGTTTGGGCGAATGCGCAAAAGG ATTGCTCGCATGCTTACTGTTAAACGGGAAAGAGAGCTCGAAGAGGGCATCAACAAGCGATTGTCAAGAAAGCTCGATCGGCAATGGAAGAAAAGCATTGTTGTGAAACCACCTCCATCTTTGATCAAGTTGAGAGAGCAAGAGGCAGCAGAAGAAGCTGAGAAATCGGCTGCTTGA